From a region of the Phaseolus vulgaris cultivar G19833 chromosome 6, P. vulgaris v2.0, whole genome shotgun sequence genome:
- the LOC137832887 gene encoding uncharacterized protein isoform X1, giving the protein MAAGVELSDGRGGGGLVMEIPEESFSSPTTLPKRLRRRLRGAECKSPSTVEKIEAKLRDADLRRQKYYEKLSSKARAKPRSPSRCSSQEDDLGQRLEAKLQAAEQKRLSILTKAQMRLARLDELRQAAKNGVEMRYENERVKLGTKVESRVQQAEANRMLILKALRQRRASLRERSSQTLMRRMARESKYKECVRAAIHQKRAAAEMKRLGLLEAEKKRAQARVSQVIHVAKSVSHQREIERRKKKDELEDRLQRARRQRAEYLRQRGRLRGYAHENRNRMSKQAEYLSRKLARCWRRFLRQKRTTFTLTKAYDVLGINEKSVKSMPFEQLALLIESASTLQTVKTLLDRFESRLKVSTAVAPANSLHSLDNIDHLLKRVASPKKRATPRRSVRSRGTMKVDSVRESNNSLARSSRYPVRVVLCAYMILGHPDAVFSGMGEREIALAKAAQECVQKFELLIKIVLDGPVQNSDEESVSAAMKRCTFRSQLAAFDKAWCSYLNCFVVWKVKDARSLEEDLVRAACQLEASMIQTCKLTPEGAGSDKLSHDMKAILRQVSEDQKLLREKVQHLSGDAGILRMESALSETRSRYFGVQDDESPVRSPMIPSVTASPTPLSSVTHSSERNISDEGSNHRTSRVVRSLFKETNTSPGESSFSAPRTSSDSQLGHSSEKLLADNEVLVNEFLHDNQYSVTDGLDVSDHIQNSIEGKIKQAMEKAFWDGIMESVKGDQPNYDRIVQLMGEVRDEICQMAPKSWKEDIFSAIDLEILSQVLKSGNLDVDYLGKILEFSLVSLQKLSAPANEEMMKATHKKLFHELGEICQSRDGSNNSCVVALVKGLQFVFGQIQILKKEISKARIRLMESSVKGSAGLDYLRNAFANKYGSPSDSNTSIPSTLRWISSVWNCKDQEWEEYVRCSAALASNSSQELLPSTTLRTGGNILLKTTGSPMSLSLDGANTKGDEQPECKGEPVDLVVRLGLLKLVSGISGLTQDDLPETLSLNFSRLRAVQAQIQKIIVISTSILIRRQIVVSEKTVGSPAEMENIVSKCGAELLDLLERVEDADINDIVEVICNLPKREGEEEEEEEAGKVESRKMVAGRMLGKSLQSGDAVFEKVSNAVYTAFRGVVLGGSGARGRKLAEMALTKVGAAFLSEKVVEAGGVLMVVASISIGVHGPWYKYLADNI; this is encoded by the exons ATGGCGGCCGGAGTGGAGTTGTCCGATGGAAGAGGCGGCGGAGGACTTGTGATGGAAATTCCGGAGGAGTCGTTCTCGTCGCCGACGACGTTGCCGAAGAGGCTCCGGCGACGGCTGCGTGGCGCGGAGTGCAAGTCTCCGAGCACGGTGGAGAAAATCGAAGCGAAGCTCCGCGACGCTGATCTTCGCAGACAG AAATACTACGAGAAACTCTCAAGTAAGGCACGTGCAAAGCCAAGAAGCCCGTCAAGGTGTTCATCCCAGGAAGATGATCTTGGTCAGAGACTAGAAGCAAAACTGCAGGCTGCTGAACAGAAGAG GTTGAGCATCTTGACTAAGGCCCAAATGCGTTTAGCAAGACTGGATGAATTGCGTCAAGCAGCAAAAAATGGAGTTGAAATGCGCTATGAGAATGAACGTGTGAAGCTTGGAACAAAAGTTGAGTCACGTGTTCAGCAGGCAGAGGCTAATAGGATGCTTATCCTCAAGGCTCTTAGGCAAAGAAGGGCTTCTCTTAGAGAAAGGTCATCTCAAACATTGATGAGAAGGATGGCTCGAGAAAGCAAATATAAAGAGTGTGTACGTGCTGCAATTCACCAAAAACGAGCTGCTGCTGAAATGAAACGACTTGGGTTGCTAGAAGCTGAGAAAAAGAGGGCACAGGCTCGGGTCTCGCAGGTGATACATGTGGCAAAGTCAGTATCTCACCAGCGTGAGATTGAGAGGAGGAAAAAGAAGGATGAGTTGGAAGATCGATTGCAAAGG GCAAGAAGACAAAGAGCTGAATATCTCAGGCAGAGGGGAAGACTGCGTGGCTATGCGCATGAGAATCGGAATAGAATGTCAAAGCAAGCAGAATATCTTTCCAGAAAACTAGCAAG GTGCTGGAGGCGGTTCCTTAGGCAAAAGAGAACAACGTTCACCTTGACAAAAGCATATGATGTGCTGGGCATTAATGAGAAATCTGTGAAGTCAATGCCATTTGAGCAGCTTGCTCTTCTGATTGAATCAGCTTCTACCCTTCAGACTGTGAAAACTTTACTTGACCGGTTTGAGAGCCGCCTCAAAGTGTCTACAGCAGTTGCTCCTGCCAATAGTTTGCATAGCTTGGACAACATTGATCACCTTCTTAAACGAGTTGCTTCCCCCAAGAAAAGGGCTACTCCCAGGAGATCTGTGAGAAGCAGAGGGACAATGAAAGTTGATTCAGTCAGAGAGTCAAACAATAGCTTAGCTAGGTCATCAAGGTATCCTGTGAGAGTTGTTCTTTGTGCTTATATGATATTGGGTCATCCAGATGCAGTGTTCAGTGGAATGGGAGAACGTGAGATTGCTCTAGCCAAAGCTGCACAAGAGTGTGTTCAAAAGTTTGAGCTGTTGATAAAGATAGTATTAGATGGACCAGTACAGAATTCTGACGAAGAGTCTGTCTCAGCAGCCATGAAGCGTTGTACCTTCAGATCTCAGCTTGCTGCTTTCGATAAAGCTTGGTGCTCATACTTGAATTGTTTTGTGGTATGGAAGGTTAAGGATGCTCGATCACTGGAGGAGGATTTGGTAAGAGCAGCTTGCCAGCTTGAAGCTTCTATGATTCAAACTTGCAAGTTAACTCCAGAAGGAGCTGGTAGTGATAAGCTTAGTCATGATATGAAAGCTATTCTGCGTCAG GTCTCTGAAGATCAAAAACTTTTGAGAGAAAAGGTGCAGCACCTGAGTGGAGATGCTGGTATTCTGCGAATGGAATCTGCACTCTCTGAAACAAGATCTAGATACTTTGGAGTGCAGGATGACGAAAGTCCTGTGAGGTCTCCAATGATTCCTTCTGTGACTGCAAGCCCAACTCCACTCTCTTCTGTCACCCACTCAAGTGAAAGAAATATTTCAGATGAGGGTAGTAATCATAGGACAAGCCGAGTAGTTCGCTCCCTCTTTAAGGAGACAAATACTTCTCCTGGAGAGTCTAGCTTCTCTGCTCCCAGAACCAGTTCAGATAGTCAGCTCGGCCATTCCTCTGAAAAGCTACTGGCAGATAATGAGGTTCTTGTAAATGAATTTCTGCACGACAATCAGTATAGTGTAACTGATGGTCTTGATGTCTCTGATCACATTCAAAACAGCATTGAG GGGAAAATAAAACAAGCAATGGAGAAGGCCTTTTGGGATGGTATCATGGAATCTGTTAAGGGGGACCAGCCGAACTATGACCGGATTGTTCAACTCATGGGAGAGGTTAGGGATGAAATTTGTCAAATGGCTCCAAAAAGCTGGAAGGAGGATATTTTTTCTGCCATTGATTTAGAAATTCTTTCTCAG GTGCTGAAATCGGGTAACCTGGATGTTGATTATCTTGGGAAAATTCTGGAGTTTTCACTCGTGAGTTTGCAGAAGCTATCTGCTCCAGCCAATGAGGAGATGATGAAGGCCACACACAAGAAACTATTTCATGAATTGGGCGAAATATGTCAGTCAAGGGATGGTTCAAACAATTCTTGTGTTGTAGCCTTGGTGAAGGGCTTGCAATTTGTCTTCGGGCAGATTCag ATTCTTAAGAAAGAGATAAGCAAAGCACGAATAAGGTTAATGGAGTCTTCGGTGAAGGGGTCTGCTGGTCTCGACTACCTCAGGAATGCCTTCGCTAACAAATATGGATCTCCTTCTGATTCCAATACCTCTATTCCTTCCACACTGAGATGGATTTCGTCTGTTTGGAATTGCAAAGATCAGGAATGGGAAGAATATGTGAGATGCTCGGCAGCATTGGCCTCTAATTCATCCCAAGAATTGCTTCCTTCAACTACTCTCAGAACTGGGGGGAATATTTTACTCAAAACAACTGGCAGCCCGATGTCCCTTTCACTTGATGGTGCCAATACTAAAG GTGATGAACAGCCAGAATGCAAAGGAGAACCTGTTGATCTGGTTGTGAGACTTGGCTTGTTAAAATTAGTAAGTGGAATATCTGGTTTGACTCAAGATGATCTACCAGAAACTTTATCTCTTAACTTCTCAAGGCTGAGAGCTGTTCAGGCTCAAATTCAGAAGATTATTGTGATTTCCACAAG CATTCTTATTCGCAGACAGATTGTGGTGAGTGAAAAGACAGTTGGTAGCCCTGCAGAAATGGAAAACATAGTGTCTAAGTGTGGTGCAGAACTGTTGGACCTCCTAGAGCGCGTAGAAGATGCTGATATAAACGACATAGTAGAAGTGATCTGCAATTTGCCAAAAAGAGagggtgaagaagaagaagaagaagaagcagggAAAGTTGAGTCAAGAAAGATGGTTGCTGGTAGGATGTTAGGAAAGAGCCTACAAAGTGGGGATGCTGTGTTTGAGAAGGTATCAAATGCTGTCTACACAGCTTTTCGTGGGGTAGTCCTTGGGGGAAGTGGGGCCCGTGGGAGGAAATTAGCAGAAATGGCTCTGACCAAAGTTGGGGCTGCTTTTCTGAGTGAGAAAGTAGTGGAAGCTGGTGGTGTTTTGATGGTGGTAGCCAGTATTTCAATTGGTGTTCATGGGCCATGGTATAAATATTTGGCCGATAACATCTGA
- the LOC137832887 gene encoding uncharacterized protein isoform X2, giving the protein MRLARLDELRQAAKNGVEMRYENERVKLGTKVESRVQQAEANRMLILKALRQRRASLRERSSQTLMRRMARESKYKECVRAAIHQKRAAAEMKRLGLLEAEKKRAQARVSQVIHVAKSVSHQREIERRKKKDELEDRLQRARRQRAEYLRQRGRLRGYAHENRNRMSKQAEYLSRKLARCWRRFLRQKRTTFTLTKAYDVLGINEKSVKSMPFEQLALLIESASTLQTVKTLLDRFESRLKVSTAVAPANSLHSLDNIDHLLKRVASPKKRATPRRSVRSRGTMKVDSVRESNNSLARSSRYPVRVVLCAYMILGHPDAVFSGMGEREIALAKAAQECVQKFELLIKIVLDGPVQNSDEESVSAAMKRCTFRSQLAAFDKAWCSYLNCFVVWKVKDARSLEEDLVRAACQLEASMIQTCKLTPEGAGSDKLSHDMKAILRQVSEDQKLLREKVQHLSGDAGILRMESALSETRSRYFGVQDDESPVRSPMIPSVTASPTPLSSVTHSSERNISDEGSNHRTSRVVRSLFKETNTSPGESSFSAPRTSSDSQLGHSSEKLLADNEVLVNEFLHDNQYSVTDGLDVSDHIQNSIEGKIKQAMEKAFWDGIMESVKGDQPNYDRIVQLMGEVRDEICQMAPKSWKEDIFSAIDLEILSQVLKSGNLDVDYLGKILEFSLVSLQKLSAPANEEMMKATHKKLFHELGEICQSRDGSNNSCVVALVKGLQFVFGQIQILKKEISKARIRLMESSVKGSAGLDYLRNAFANKYGSPSDSNTSIPSTLRWISSVWNCKDQEWEEYVRCSAALASNSSQELLPSTTLRTGGNILLKTTGSPMSLSLDGANTKGDEQPECKGEPVDLVVRLGLLKLVSGISGLTQDDLPETLSLNFSRLRAVQAQIQKIIVISTSILIRRQIVVSEKTVGSPAEMENIVSKCGAELLDLLERVEDADINDIVEVICNLPKREGEEEEEEEAGKVESRKMVAGRMLGKSLQSGDAVFEKVSNAVYTAFRGVVLGGSGARGRKLAEMALTKVGAAFLSEKVVEAGGVLMVVASISIGVHGPWYKYLADNI; this is encoded by the exons ATGCGTTTAGCAAGACTGGATGAATTGCGTCAAGCAGCAAAAAATGGAGTTGAAATGCGCTATGAGAATGAACGTGTGAAGCTTGGAACAAAAGTTGAGTCACGTGTTCAGCAGGCAGAGGCTAATAGGATGCTTATCCTCAAGGCTCTTAGGCAAAGAAGGGCTTCTCTTAGAGAAAGGTCATCTCAAACATTGATGAGAAGGATGGCTCGAGAAAGCAAATATAAAGAGTGTGTACGTGCTGCAATTCACCAAAAACGAGCTGCTGCTGAAATGAAACGACTTGGGTTGCTAGAAGCTGAGAAAAAGAGGGCACAGGCTCGGGTCTCGCAGGTGATACATGTGGCAAAGTCAGTATCTCACCAGCGTGAGATTGAGAGGAGGAAAAAGAAGGATGAGTTGGAAGATCGATTGCAAAGG GCAAGAAGACAAAGAGCTGAATATCTCAGGCAGAGGGGAAGACTGCGTGGCTATGCGCATGAGAATCGGAATAGAATGTCAAAGCAAGCAGAATATCTTTCCAGAAAACTAGCAAG GTGCTGGAGGCGGTTCCTTAGGCAAAAGAGAACAACGTTCACCTTGACAAAAGCATATGATGTGCTGGGCATTAATGAGAAATCTGTGAAGTCAATGCCATTTGAGCAGCTTGCTCTTCTGATTGAATCAGCTTCTACCCTTCAGACTGTGAAAACTTTACTTGACCGGTTTGAGAGCCGCCTCAAAGTGTCTACAGCAGTTGCTCCTGCCAATAGTTTGCATAGCTTGGACAACATTGATCACCTTCTTAAACGAGTTGCTTCCCCCAAGAAAAGGGCTACTCCCAGGAGATCTGTGAGAAGCAGAGGGACAATGAAAGTTGATTCAGTCAGAGAGTCAAACAATAGCTTAGCTAGGTCATCAAGGTATCCTGTGAGAGTTGTTCTTTGTGCTTATATGATATTGGGTCATCCAGATGCAGTGTTCAGTGGAATGGGAGAACGTGAGATTGCTCTAGCCAAAGCTGCACAAGAGTGTGTTCAAAAGTTTGAGCTGTTGATAAAGATAGTATTAGATGGACCAGTACAGAATTCTGACGAAGAGTCTGTCTCAGCAGCCATGAAGCGTTGTACCTTCAGATCTCAGCTTGCTGCTTTCGATAAAGCTTGGTGCTCATACTTGAATTGTTTTGTGGTATGGAAGGTTAAGGATGCTCGATCACTGGAGGAGGATTTGGTAAGAGCAGCTTGCCAGCTTGAAGCTTCTATGATTCAAACTTGCAAGTTAACTCCAGAAGGAGCTGGTAGTGATAAGCTTAGTCATGATATGAAAGCTATTCTGCGTCAG GTCTCTGAAGATCAAAAACTTTTGAGAGAAAAGGTGCAGCACCTGAGTGGAGATGCTGGTATTCTGCGAATGGAATCTGCACTCTCTGAAACAAGATCTAGATACTTTGGAGTGCAGGATGACGAAAGTCCTGTGAGGTCTCCAATGATTCCTTCTGTGACTGCAAGCCCAACTCCACTCTCTTCTGTCACCCACTCAAGTGAAAGAAATATTTCAGATGAGGGTAGTAATCATAGGACAAGCCGAGTAGTTCGCTCCCTCTTTAAGGAGACAAATACTTCTCCTGGAGAGTCTAGCTTCTCTGCTCCCAGAACCAGTTCAGATAGTCAGCTCGGCCATTCCTCTGAAAAGCTACTGGCAGATAATGAGGTTCTTGTAAATGAATTTCTGCACGACAATCAGTATAGTGTAACTGATGGTCTTGATGTCTCTGATCACATTCAAAACAGCATTGAG GGGAAAATAAAACAAGCAATGGAGAAGGCCTTTTGGGATGGTATCATGGAATCTGTTAAGGGGGACCAGCCGAACTATGACCGGATTGTTCAACTCATGGGAGAGGTTAGGGATGAAATTTGTCAAATGGCTCCAAAAAGCTGGAAGGAGGATATTTTTTCTGCCATTGATTTAGAAATTCTTTCTCAG GTGCTGAAATCGGGTAACCTGGATGTTGATTATCTTGGGAAAATTCTGGAGTTTTCACTCGTGAGTTTGCAGAAGCTATCTGCTCCAGCCAATGAGGAGATGATGAAGGCCACACACAAGAAACTATTTCATGAATTGGGCGAAATATGTCAGTCAAGGGATGGTTCAAACAATTCTTGTGTTGTAGCCTTGGTGAAGGGCTTGCAATTTGTCTTCGGGCAGATTCag ATTCTTAAGAAAGAGATAAGCAAAGCACGAATAAGGTTAATGGAGTCTTCGGTGAAGGGGTCTGCTGGTCTCGACTACCTCAGGAATGCCTTCGCTAACAAATATGGATCTCCTTCTGATTCCAATACCTCTATTCCTTCCACACTGAGATGGATTTCGTCTGTTTGGAATTGCAAAGATCAGGAATGGGAAGAATATGTGAGATGCTCGGCAGCATTGGCCTCTAATTCATCCCAAGAATTGCTTCCTTCAACTACTCTCAGAACTGGGGGGAATATTTTACTCAAAACAACTGGCAGCCCGATGTCCCTTTCACTTGATGGTGCCAATACTAAAG GTGATGAACAGCCAGAATGCAAAGGAGAACCTGTTGATCTGGTTGTGAGACTTGGCTTGTTAAAATTAGTAAGTGGAATATCTGGTTTGACTCAAGATGATCTACCAGAAACTTTATCTCTTAACTTCTCAAGGCTGAGAGCTGTTCAGGCTCAAATTCAGAAGATTATTGTGATTTCCACAAG CATTCTTATTCGCAGACAGATTGTGGTGAGTGAAAAGACAGTTGGTAGCCCTGCAGAAATGGAAAACATAGTGTCTAAGTGTGGTGCAGAACTGTTGGACCTCCTAGAGCGCGTAGAAGATGCTGATATAAACGACATAGTAGAAGTGATCTGCAATTTGCCAAAAAGAGagggtgaagaagaagaagaagaagaagcagggAAAGTTGAGTCAAGAAAGATGGTTGCTGGTAGGATGTTAGGAAAGAGCCTACAAAGTGGGGATGCTGTGTTTGAGAAGGTATCAAATGCTGTCTACACAGCTTTTCGTGGGGTAGTCCTTGGGGGAAGTGGGGCCCGTGGGAGGAAATTAGCAGAAATGGCTCTGACCAAAGTTGGGGCTGCTTTTCTGAGTGAGAAAGTAGTGGAAGCTGGTGGTGTTTTGATGGTGGTAGCCAGTATTTCAATTGGTGTTCATGGGCCATGGTATAAATATTTGGCCGATAACATCTGA